The Pedobacter ginsengisoli region GCTTTAGGAGCAAAAGACAGCAAGACAAATGTTAAGCTTACACAAGCTATTCAGGATCAGTTTGCCGTTACCTTAACAAAACTGAGCCTTTTAACAGAAAATCTTAACAATGAAGTGAAAACAAACAATCAGAAAATGATTGATGTGTACACTGAAATGCAAAAATCTGTGCGTATGCTCAAAGTGGATATGACATCTGCAATGAGTATTACCATTACCTATACAGACAATGATGGAGATTAATTTCATTTTTTAAATGAACGGTTATTTCCTGAAAACAACACATGCAGCCCCCATAGCCATTTATAGAATAGCTATGGGGCTAATGCTGTTTATCAGTATCCTGCGTTTTTGGACAAAAGGGTGGATAAGCGAGCTTTATATAAAGCCCCTGCACTTCTTCTCTTTTTATGGTTTCGAGTTTGTAAAACCATTGGGTAACTATACCTATGTGCTATTCTTTGTTTGTGCTATGGCAGCATTAATGGTAGCGTTTGGATTGTTCTATCGTGCGGCAATTGTTGTGCTGTTTTTTAGTTTTACCTACATAGAACTAATGGATAGAAGTACCTACCTGAATCATTATTATTTTATGAGCCTGGTATTGTTTATCCTCATGTTTCTGCCAGCAAATCGGTATTTTTCTATAGATGCAAAGCGTAAGCCATCACTATTATCAGATCAGATTCCGCAATGGAATATTGATGTGTTGAAGTTCATGATGGTTATTTTGTATTTCTATGCCGGACTTGCAAAGATTAATAGTGATTGGCTGTTAAGTGCATTGCCTTTAAAGATCTGGTTGCCTTCTCGTAATGACCTGCCTATAATTGGAGCTTTGTTAAGCTATCCGGCTACTGCATTTTTATTTAGCTGGTTTGGGTGTTTGTATGATTTAACTATAGCTTTTTTCCTTTGGAATAAGAAAACGCGTTTACTGGCTTATGCAACAGTGGTTGTATTTCATGGACTTACTGCTGTATTATTCCCGATAGGTATGTTTCCTTATGTAATGATTGTGGCAGCTTTGATCTTTTTCTCTGCTGATTTTCATTTACGGTTGGTAGACTTTTTAAACAGGCTATTTAAATGTTCACCCGAATTTATTAGACCTAATATCAGGTTTACTTATAAACCCCTGGTACAAAAAATAATGTTGGCAGGATTTGGACTGTTCTTTCTGCTTCAGTTATTGTTTCCGTTCAGGTATATGTTATACCCGGGAGAATTGTTTTGGACGGAGCAGGGCTATAGATTTTCATGGCGTGTAATGTTAATGGAAAAAGCTGGCTATGCACAGTTTACAATAAAAGATGCTACAGGTAAGTTTGCTATAGCAAATAACAATGAGTTTTTGACCGTATTGCAGGAAAAAATGATGAGCACACAGCCAGACATGATTTTGCAGTACGCCCATATATTGCGCGACTACTATGCCAAAAAGGGTTTTAAGTCGCCACAAGTTTATGTTGATTCCTATGTGGCCTTAAATGGTCGCAGCGGGAAAGTTTTTATCAATCCACACGTAGATCTTGCTAAAGAGAATGATTCTTTTAGCCCTAAGAAGTGGATTTTACCAATGAATGATGAGATTAAAGGTTTTTAGTTTATTATGTTGCTGTTTTATTTCAACAGCTGTTTTTGCTCAGGATACCACTAAGACGAAAGCACCCGATACGACTGCCAAAGTAAAGAAATTAAAAGAGGTGGTGATTAAGAATAAAAAGACAGATTTTGGATTTTCACATTTAAAAGGAGTGGAGAATTCTGGTATTTATGAGGGGAAAAAATCGGAAGTTATTATTCCAGATCAGCTGGTAGCTAATTTAGCAACCAATAATGCAAGGCAAGTTTACTCAAGGGTAGCTGGTTTGAATATTTGGGAAAGTGATGGTGGAGGAATTCAGCTAAGTATTGGAGGCAGAGGCTTAGATCCGAATCGCACTTCTAATTTTAATACAAGACAAAATGGATATGATATCAGTGCTGATGCCCTCGGATATCCTGAAAGCTATTATACAACCCCTACTGAAGCGCTTGAACAAATTCAGATTGTAAGAGGCGCAGCATCTTTACAATACGGAACACAGTTTGGAGGTCTTCTGAACTTTATTATGAAGAAACCAGTAAAGGATAAGCCTTTTGAACTTACTGTACGCCAAAGTGTTGGATCGTATAAATTTTATAATTCTTTTACCAGTGCCAGCGGAACCGTTGGAAAGGTGAGTTACTACACATTTTTTCAATATAAAAAGGGGGATGGTTTTAGAGGTAATTCTGATTTTAACAGTTACACCGGATATGCCAATATAAACTATCAATTTAATGAAAAAACAAAATTAGGATTAGATTTTACACATATGAACTATCTGGCTCATCAGCCGGGCGGTTTAACTGATGATATGTTTGCTGAAAACCCTACACAAAGTAATAGGGAGAGGAACTGGTTTAAGGTAAACTGGAATTTATTTGCACTACATTTTGATCATAAATTTAATGCAAATAACGAGTTTAACCTGCGGTTGTTTGGCTTGTCGGCAAACAGGTATACTGTTGGGTTCAGACCAAATCGTGTGGCTACGGTTGATGATGGGTCAGAGCCTAGAGATCTGATTAAGGGAGATTTTGAAAACTGGGGAGCTGAAGGAAGGTACCTTAAGCGTTATAACTTGTTTAATAAACCTTCCGTATTATTAGTGGGGGTGCGTTATTATCATGGTCTTAACCATAGCGTACAAGGCTTTGGTAGTTTGGGCAAAGATGCCGATTTTAATTTCTTGGATCCAGACAAATTAATTTTAAACGATTATCGTTTTCCAAACAGGAATGTTTCGGTTTTTGCGGAGCATATACTTCATATAAATGAGAAGTTTTCAGTCATACCAGGGATTCGTTTTGAATATATAAATACCAAAGCAAACGGTTTCTATGCAGGAAAGATACCAAGCAATATTCCTACTGATATTGAATTGGGTGAAAGAACTTATGAACCTAGAAGTAATCAACGTCAATTTGTTATTGCAGGACTAGGCTTGAGTTATAAGCCAATTGAAAGTGTAAATGTTTATGCTAACCTATCACAAAATTACCGCTCTATTACTTTCAGTGATATGCGTATAGCAAATCCATCAGCAGAAATTGATCCTAATTTGCAGGACGAAAAGGGGTACTCATTTGATGTAGGTATACGTAGTCAGCAAACTAAGTTTTACGCGTATGATGTAAGCGGATTCTATTTAAATTACAATAATCGGATAGGAGAGGTTCAGACCTACGATGCCTCGGAACGCATCATTCGATTACGGACTAATATTGGCCAGGCAGTAATTATTGGGGTTGAATCTTATGCTGAAGTTGATTTTCTACGCTTGTTAAAACCAGAGGAAGAAGATTGGAGCACGGTTTTGTTTGCAAATACAGCATTTATTAAATCGGAATATAGAAAGAGTGAAATTACGGCTATTAAAGGAAATGAGGTTGAGTTTGTTCCTGCATTAAATTTTAAAGGCGGTTTAAGGCTTGGATATAAAAACTTAAAGGGGTCATTTCAATTTACCCATCTCTCTGATCAATATTCTGATGCAACTAATGCAATTAAAGGAGATGCATCTGCAGTTGTGGGTTTAATTCCGGCTTATACTATAATGGATGCAAGCATATCGTATGAATACAAAAGATACAAATTGGAGGGAAGTGTAAATAATCTTGCAAATGCTTATTACTTTACGCGTAGGGCAACCGGTTATCCTGGGCCAGGAATTTTGCCGTCTGATAATAGAACATTTTATTTAACCCTTCAGGTTAAGTTATAAGACGAGTGTGAATTTGATTAATGTCATGTGGTAATAATCAAAATGGGTAATGCTTTGGAGTATTTTAAGTGCCTGCTGATTATGACCAACGAGCACACTGGAAGCAGACTGAGTTAGGGTTTCTTCGGAAAAAAGGTACCTTTTTCCGAAGCATTGTCGAAGCAGTGTGCTTTCCGTGGTCCGTTCTTGTTCTCTTTCTTCCGCATCAAGATTTTAGTTTCTATGTATAAAAGCTGAAATTTCGGATGAAAATTTTAAGGGGATAAAGGTTTTTAATAAACTGACTTCCAGATTTTAAAGGTATTCTGATTGGTCCCGTCAATTTGCCTGATAACAAGGCAAAGGTGTTCCTCTCTTTGAGGAAAATATTTATCAATGATTTGCTGAGTCTGTTGTATTAACTGTCCAAGATGTTGTTCAAAATCAATGTTTTTAACATTTAAAATGACCTGATTCATTCTTGCTGAAATTGTGCATTCGAAGGTAAATTCTCTTTTGAGTGCTTTTACTACTTTTGATCTCAGTTTTTTCATTGAATTCTGATTTTGGTAAGTTATTAAATAGGGTTTCCCCATTAATTATCAGTCTAAACGTTAGCTGCCTTTAATAATTGTGCGGTGAAATGTCATTATTTTATTTCCCTTACTTTATTTGGCAACATTCTAAATTAGTAAAAATAGTATAAGAAAGAACCTTTTGTAAGTTGTTTTAATGTAACAAATTTGGGTGATATGCGATTGCTTAATTTCAAGAAGCTGGTTTGTTATTAAGAGGGTATGTCTGGCATCAGAAAGGTGAACTATATGTCCATATTATGCCAAAAACGCTGAATAGTTTGTTGAAAATGTAAAATAAAGAGGATTGTAAAACGCGTCCTTTGATTTACCAAATATGAGTTAGTAGAGGATGAGAAAAAGTTCTGTCTGGCTCCCTTTTAAGTAATGTATATGAAAAGAATTATAATCTCCTGTTTTCTTACTGCGCCATTGGCGCTGAATGCCCAGCAAATTGTATTAAAAAATGATCTTGTGCAAAGGGTTCTACAGTTCGATGGGAAAGTTTGGCGCAGTACGCGATTTTCAAATTTAAAGGGAGATAAGAGCCTGATTGTAAAAAGTGAGGAGGTAAATATATTGCCTATGAATACCGGTAAAACTTATGGGATTACTGACTTTGTGGCAAACGAAAAACCATCTGTGTACAGTCATGGAGATACTAGTTTCATCAGTATCAGTTACCGCCCGTTGCCGGCAATAAAAGGTAAAGATGCAGTTCCTGATGCAATGAATATTAAATACTTTCTGGTAAAAGGTGAGCCTTATACCCGTAAAGTAGTTACGCTAAACTACAATAAGTTTGCTACTGTTGATCGTTTGGAAGCCGAGCGTTTTACTACTCTTAAGCCCGCAAAAGGAGGGGGGCGTGGTGAACCGATTTTTGTAAATGGTCAGTGGTTCTTTGGATTGGAGTATCCGGGGGGTTATACAAGACATACTAATGGCAATACACCTCAAAACTATACACGCAGCTATGATAGCGTAGGTAATTATAGTAATATAAATCTTGATAGAAGGGATATTGAACCTAAATCGGAAAAAGGACTAATTAGGCTGATGCATTTTCCGGGATATGCAAAGCAAAGTGCTGCAGGGTTTAGTATTATTAGCAAAACGGCAGTGGCAGGAGTTGTATTGAAGCAGGAAACCTTGCAAACTGCTTTTATGAAGTATTTGGCAACACTTTGGAAAGCGCCACGCTCTTTTCTTCATTTTAATAATTGGTTTGAGCCAAAGGCCAAGGATTTAAAAGGAGATGGATTAGTAAGTATTTGGCGTGATTACAAGGCAGCTATCAGCCCGTATGGCGTAAAAATGGATGCAATGGTAGCTGATGATGGGTGGCAGGATAGAAAGTCTATTTGGGAGCCTTCAAAAGCTTACTTCCCGAATGGTTATGATGATGTAAGGATTTTGAGTGATAAACTGAAAAATGAAGGAGTTGGTTTTGGTTTATGGCTTTCATTAAATGGGTATACCAATAATATTGATTGGGGAAAGGAGAATGGTTATAGGGAAGCTAAGCGTAATGCATACTTTAGTCAATATGGCCGTAATTACAGTTTATCTGCAACAAAATATAAAGAAGAGGTACTCAAAAAAATCCCAGAAATTGCCAAGTTACTGAACCTAAACTATTATAAACATGATTTTAATGTGTTGAGTGATATGGATGAGGGTAATAACCATCCTGCAACCGACAGGCATGGTCACGAAGCTACATTGAATGCATCTATCGAAATTCTGGAGACAACAAGAAAACTAAACCCTGATATACATCAGAATATGACCAATTGGGTATGGTTTTCGCCATGGTGGCTAATGTATGCAGATTATTTATGGATGCTTGCCGGGGATGATGGGACAAATGGTAACTGGCCCGAAATTTCGACACGTGCAATGGGCTCTACTGATAGAGATGCATATATATGGCGAATGTTTGGAAATCCAAATGACAGACCACTTGTTCCTATATCACGTTTAATGACTCATGGGATCATTAAAAGTACCACCGGCAGAATGGAAAGCAAAGAGGATAATTTGCAGGACTGGGCAGAGTATGTATTGATGCATTATGGCCGTGGCACGTTATTAAAGGAGTGGTATATTTCGCCATCGGTAATGAAGCCGGAAGATTGGAAGGTGTTATGTAAACAAGATAATTGGGCCAAAAGTCATCGCGATGCACTAACCAATACTGTATATGTAGGTGGTAGGCCAGATGAGGGCCATGCTTATGGTTATGTTGGCTGGAGCGGAGAAAAGGGTGTATTGGTAGTTCGAAATACTAATGCAAACACACAAAAGCTGATTATACCATTTGATCAGTCGGTTAATTTTAAAGGGGCTCCCGGACAGGTATATCATGCTAATGTTGTTTTTCCGTATCAGGATGCCTGGCCTGCAAAGTTTACATCGGGTAAGAATATAGAAATTGAACTTGCAGGGTACGCTACCATGGCATTTGAACTGGAGAAGGGTAATCCGGGGGTAGCATTGCCTAAACCACAACAATTAGAGTTTTTGACAAAAAAAGAAGGACTGCCATTAACTAATTTAATGATTCCGGAAGATGTTGAGGGAAGGTGTGATTTGATGATAATTGGCTGGCCAGAGGCAGCTGTAATTAAGATTGATGGAGTTGCTGTGAGTCCAAAACGTAGCAGTAAAGCGGATTTGAACAATTTTGCTAGCTATGCAAAGTCAGGTATGATTCTGGAAAAAGCCAGACCCTGGACGATGTATACTTATGATCTGTTGCCTTATGCAGGCAAGCGCATAAGTATTGAGTATGGAAAATCATCAGGTTTTGAGGCTCATATACTTGCTGAAAGAAAAGTGAAGGCAACTGTAGCAAAAGATGATAATGATAAGTTATGGGCACTTACAAATGGAACAAGAAGGCAAACAATTAAAGTTTTTTAGTTGTTAGCCTTCTTGAATATCTGTGAGAAATTAGATCCTCAGCACACCTCTGAAGCCTCTGGCGGCATAGTAAGATTCGGCACCGTTGTGATATATGAAGATAGTTTCGTATCGGTAATCCCCAAAAATGGCTCCGCCATGTTTTCTAATGTCTGCTGGTGTTTTTAGCCAGCTCGATGTTTTAGTATCGAACTTACCAAATTGCTGTAGCTCGCGGTATTGTTCTTCTGTTAGTATTTCAATACCCATGCTGGCAGCCGCATCAATAGCGCTGTTTTGTGGCTTATGTTCTTTTCTTGCATCTAAAGCTGCGCGGTCGTAACAAAAGCTTCTCCGTCCTTTTGGACTTTCTGCTGAACAGTCATAAAAAATGTATTCATCGGTTGTTTTATCGTAAGCAACAACATCTGGTTCACCGCCGGTTATTTCCATATCATCAAGCGACCAAAGTTTTTCTGGATTAGCCTGGAGTTTGGTTTCTACTTTTTCCCATTCAATCTCCTTATGGCGGTTTCTGTTTTTTTCAAAACGCTCTTTCAAGGTTTTGATTAATTCTTCGCGTTGTTCGGGTGACAATTCTTTTTTAGTGGTTTTCATAGCTTTTTATAGATTAACTGAAATGAGCTTCCTGTCTGCTGGTCTGAAATACCAAGATACAAAAGTCAGCACTAGTAATAATATTGGACCAAAAAGATCTTTTCCTCCATCACCATTAGCCAGGTGAGAGAATACAGCTCCTGACATGGCAAAGAAAAAACCTGCATAAGCCCATTCCTTTAATAGGGGGAGTTTAGGAAGAAGTGTTGCTATGACTCCCAGTATTTTCCAAATCCCCAGTATTGTCAGGATGTATAATGGGTAACCTAAGTTTTTCATCATTGTAACCTCATTGTCCATTTTAATTAATTGTACTATGCCGGTTGATAACATTCCTAATGCGAGCCAGAGTGTGGCTATCCAATAGATGATTTTATTTCTCTTTGTCATGATGTATTATTTTAGTTTGCTTACAATGTTTTGCAGTTTGTTATGTGCCATATTTATACCCAGTGCAAATGGTAACTGTAGTACTTTATCTCTTATTTCGCCCGATTTGTATATAATATGCATCGTGAGTTTGCTAGTGCCATCAGTAAGTTTTTCAAATTGCAGGAACTCAAGCTGGGCATCGAAAGGGGCATTGTCCATTTCAAATGTCCGGGTAATTTTCTGGTTTGGAATAAACTCATGAATTACACCATTAGCTATAAATGCTATATTCCCTTTAGGATCACTTGTTTGGAACTGATAACTGCCATGGTTTTTGTTTTCTAGTTTCAGCACTTTTGTTCCCATCCATTGCTCAACAATTTCGGCTTCTGTATATGCCGTAAAGAGCAATTCTAGTGGTAAATCAAATTCTCTGGTAATTATTAATTCCTGCTTGCCATTTTCGGCGTGGATTTTTGTTTTTTGTTCCATAGGGTTTATTTTTTTGATTGGTAGTTTTTCATTATGGTTTCCAATTTGTTGAACCGATCATCCCACATTTTGCGGAACGGCTCTATAAAGTCGGCTACGTCTTTCATTCCTTTTGCATTTATGTAATAGTGAATTTCTCTGCCGTTTTGTTTTTGTTCAAGTAATTCGCACTCAGTTAGGATTTGCAAGTGCTTTGAGACAGTTGGCCTTGCTGTGTCGAAATTTGAGGCTATTGCACCAGCTGTCATAGCTTGTGATGCCACCAGCAGAAGTATTGCCCTTCTTGTTGGGTCTGCAATGGCTTGAAATACATCTCTTCTTAAATTCATTATGTAGCTATTTGACTACAAATATATGTGTAGTCAAATAGCTACGCAAATTTTTTTGATATTTTTTTAGGATGATCATTTGTATGTGGTTGGTTGTAAGTTGAATTGTGTATTTTGGCAGTATGCAGAAAAAGGAAATGGAAACTTTTTGTCCGGCAAGCAGGGAAGAATGGAGGCAATGGCTAAAAGAAAATCATAGCTCACGCCAATCTGTTTGGCTTGTTCAATATAAACAGAAATCGGCTAAGCCAAGTATACCCTGGAGCGATTCAGTGGACGAAGCGCTGTGTTTTGGCTGGATTGACAGTACGAGGAAAACGATTGATGAAGAAAGTTTTGTGCAGTTTTTTACTAAGCGTAAGCCAACAAGTAACTGGTCGAAAATTAACAAGGCTAAAGTTGAACGTCTAATAGAAGAGGGGCTGATGACAGAAGCAGGTTTACACAGTATTGAAGTTGCAAAGAAAAATGGTTCATGGTCTATTCTGGATGATGTAGAAGAGTTGGTTGTTCCAAAAGATTTACAGGAAGCATTCCGGTTACAGCCTGGTACTGGTGATTATTTTGGTAGTTTGAGCAAGTCTGTTAAAAAGATGATACTGCAATGGGTTGCTCTTGCCAAACGGCCAGAAACCAGACAAAAGAGAATTGCTGAAATAGCAGAGCTTGCGGCCCAAAAGCTGAAACCAAAACAGTTTAGATAATATTTATTCTTTTAATCGTTCAAATCAATATAAGTTCCCACTTTTGTTGAAATTTTGAGTGATACTCATACTGTAATTGAATAAATACCATAAAAATTGAAACAAGCGAACGAAAAGCCTGCTGAGCAAAAACTTAAAAGAGGATTGCAAAACAGGCATATTCAGTTAATTGCCCTTGGCGGAGCCATAGGAACAGGATTATTTTTAGGCATTGGTCCGGCAGCTGTATTAGCTGGGCCTTCTGTAATTTTAGGTTATGCGCTGGCCGGTATTATTGCGTTTTTTATTATGAGGCAGTTGGGCGAAATGGTAGTTGAAGAACCTGTTTCGGGAAGCTTTAGCCATTTTGCATATAAGTACTGGGGCTCTTTTGCCGGTTTTGCCTCTGGCTGGAACTATTGGGTTTTGTATATACTTGTAAGTATGTCGGAGTTGACCGCCATAGGTATATATGTGCACTTCTGGTGGCCTGAAATTCCCCTGTGGTCCTCAAGTCTTTTCTTTTTTATTGTAATTAATGCCCTAAATCTTACCTCTGTAAAAGTATATGGCGAGGTGGAATTCTGGTTTTCAATAATAAAGGTAGTAGCCATTATTGCAATGATCATTTTTGGCGGATATTTACTTTTTAGCGGTAGTGGGGGCGAACAAGCGGGTATTGAAAATTTATGGAACGATCGTGGTTTTTTTGCCAAAGGTTTGTTTAGCGCTGATGGTAAAGGAGGTTACCAGGGTTTGCTTGCCGCTATTGCATTGATTATGTTTTCTTTTGGTGGGCTGGAGCTAATTGGGATAACGGCTGCGGAGGCAGAGCAACCTGAAAAAACCATTCCTAAAGCTA contains the following coding sequences:
- a CDS encoding HTTM domain-containing protein, whose amino-acid sequence is MNGYFLKTTHAAPIAIYRIAMGLMLFISILRFWTKGWISELYIKPLHFFSFYGFEFVKPLGNYTYVLFFVCAMAALMVAFGLFYRAAIVVLFFSFTYIELMDRSTYLNHYYFMSLVLFILMFLPANRYFSIDAKRKPSLLSDQIPQWNIDVLKFMMVILYFYAGLAKINSDWLLSALPLKIWLPSRNDLPIIGALLSYPATAFLFSWFGCLYDLTIAFFLWNKKTRLLAYATVVVFHGLTAVLFPIGMFPYVMIVAALIFFSADFHLRLVDFLNRLFKCSPEFIRPNIRFTYKPLVQKIMLAGFGLFFLLQLLFPFRYMLYPGELFWTEQGYRFSWRVMLMEKAGYAQFTIKDATGKFAIANNNEFLTVLQEKMMSTQPDMILQYAHILRDYYAKKGFKSPQVYVDSYVALNGRSGKVFINPHVDLAKENDSFSPKKWILPMNDEIKGF
- a CDS encoding TonB-dependent receptor family protein; translated protein: MMRLKVFSLLCCCFISTAVFAQDTTKTKAPDTTAKVKKLKEVVIKNKKTDFGFSHLKGVENSGIYEGKKSEVIIPDQLVANLATNNARQVYSRVAGLNIWESDGGGIQLSIGGRGLDPNRTSNFNTRQNGYDISADALGYPESYYTTPTEALEQIQIVRGAASLQYGTQFGGLLNFIMKKPVKDKPFELTVRQSVGSYKFYNSFTSASGTVGKVSYYTFFQYKKGDGFRGNSDFNSYTGYANINYQFNEKTKLGLDFTHMNYLAHQPGGLTDDMFAENPTQSNRERNWFKVNWNLFALHFDHKFNANNEFNLRLFGLSANRYTVGFRPNRVATVDDGSEPRDLIKGDFENWGAEGRYLKRYNLFNKPSVLLVGVRYYHGLNHSVQGFGSLGKDADFNFLDPDKLILNDYRFPNRNVSVFAEHILHINEKFSVIPGIRFEYINTKANGFYAGKIPSNIPTDIELGERTYEPRSNQRQFVIAGLGLSYKPIESVNVYANLSQNYRSITFSDMRIANPSAEIDPNLQDEKGYSFDVGIRSQQTKFYAYDVSGFYLNYNNRIGEVQTYDASERIIRLRTNIGQAVIIGVESYAEVDFLRLLKPEEEDWSTVLFANTAFIKSEYRKSEITAIKGNEVEFVPALNFKGGLRLGYKNLKGSFQFTHLSDQYSDATNAIKGDASAVVGLIPAYTIMDASISYEYKRYKLEGSVNNLANAYYFTRRATGYPGPGILPSDNRTFYLTLQVKL
- a CDS encoding DUF4256 domain-containing protein; translation: MKTTKKELSPEQREELIKTLKERFEKNRNRHKEIEWEKVETKLQANPEKLWSLDDMEITGGEPDVVAYDKTTDEYIFYDCSAESPKGRRSFCYDRAALDARKEHKPQNSAIDAAASMGIEILTEEQYRELQQFGKFDTKTSSWLKTPADIRKHGGAIFGDYRYETIFIYHNGAESYYAARGFRGVLRI
- a CDS encoding DoxX family protein; this encodes MTKRNKIIYWIATLWLALGMLSTGIVQLIKMDNEVTMMKNLGYPLYILTILGIWKILGVIATLLPKLPLLKEWAYAGFFFAMSGAVFSHLANGDGGKDLFGPILLLVLTFVSWYFRPADRKLISVNL
- a CDS encoding SRPBCC domain-containing protein, whose protein sequence is MEQKTKIHAENGKQELIITREFDLPLELLFTAYTEAEIVEQWMGTKVLKLENKNHGSYQFQTSDPKGNIAFIANGVIHEFIPNQKITRTFEMDNAPFDAQLEFLQFEKLTDGTSKLTMHIIYKSGEIRDKVLQLPFALGINMAHNKLQNIVSKLK
- a CDS encoding ArsR/SmtB family transcription factor, whose amino-acid sequence is MNLRRDVFQAIADPTRRAILLLVASQAMTAGAIASNFDTARPTVSKHLQILTECELLEQKQNGREIHYYINAKGMKDVADFIEPFRKMWDDRFNKLETIMKNYQSKK
- a CDS encoding YdeI/OmpD-associated family protein, with the protein product MQKKEMETFCPASREEWRQWLKENHSSRQSVWLVQYKQKSAKPSIPWSDSVDEALCFGWIDSTRKTIDEESFVQFFTKRKPTSNWSKINKAKVERLIEEGLMTEAGLHSIEVAKKNGSWSILDDVEELVVPKDLQEAFRLQPGTGDYFGSLSKSVKKMILQWVALAKRPETRQKRIAEIAELAAQKLKPKQFR
- a CDS encoding amino acid permease, translating into MKQANEKPAEQKLKRGLQNRHIQLIALGGAIGTGLFLGIGPAAVLAGPSVILGYALAGIIAFFIMRQLGEMVVEEPVSGSFSHFAYKYWGSFAGFASGWNYWVLYILVSMSELTAIGIYVHFWWPEIPLWSSSLFFFIVINALNLTSVKVYGEVEFWFSIIKVVAIIAMIIFGGYLLFSGSGGEQAGIENLWNDRGFFAKGLFSADGKGGYQGLLAAIALIMFSFGGLELIGITAAEAEQPEKTIPKATNQVIYRILIFYVGALVILFSLSPWKNITTDSSPFVMVFESLKGFQFTLLGKTIYFTSVIANVLNVIVLTAALSVYNSCVYSNSRMLFGLTEQGNAPSFLSKLNKNSVPINAILISSLFAAICIIVNKLMPEKALEVLMSLVVSSLIINWLMISITHLKFRRSKEAERVKTKFPSFIYPLSNYLCLIFLVGILVIMWITGLKMSVELIPGWILLLYVCYLVVRKKKSGDKS